One Sphingobacteruim zhuxiongii DNA window includes the following coding sequences:
- a CDS encoding TonB-dependent receptor yields MNNKYSTKLFLLIPLLIFSLFSQVFAQGTQASITGSVRDESGNPVTNTTIRVRNESTGFTTTSVTNERGNFDIKQLPLGGPYSVQANHMEKGNGSASGIMLNQGDVSRVNIKLISSSTSLDVVEVTASSLKNSKDYFGAATAFSSKDIKSLPVNGRNFTTLTDLSPLAAGGSLSGQLGSSTNFTIDGMNAKNPTSAGATTARSGAPYSISMEAVREFKVVTNQYDVTFGRSGGGTISAVTKSGTNTLSGSAFLFGRADWLTSNYDIRGNKRMGSYSTYQYGFSLGGPIIKDKLHFFVVWDRQQDNRSLLIADLGSPADEILYKINKTTLDNFVNIAQNKYGVAKQAQYGSINKNRTSDAAFLRLDYQINEKNLLTIRNNMTYDYNPLGLGDNTSINLLESYGNDKNFDNSFLATLRTAISPRVTNEVKLQHLYVYQNSTQGDQIGKNYIPRAIVENVASTIDGKELATNLQIGGHRFAQESFKNNVLQLTNNLYWDTDFAKYTFGLDVMATNSKSIYGSEVNGRFHFTSDKNAVPPISALQNFENLKPYRYYREVPLKDDIAVRGTIMNFGLYGQLRKNIAAGLEMTAGLRMDYAAYPKATFNQLVYDELKLRTDNQLSSFILQPRLQFSWDINENQTDYLRVGGGIFASDINNYMIINNLTFDGSNLATVDVRGDLVPTPDFNAYRNDPKSIPTLKSQQLPTINFTGKDAKVPTVYKANLSYTKLVTDRFKVGITGFMTLGRNNYTYIERNLVNDPFFRLANEGNRGVYVPADKIPTNGQPDWKDGRVSNKLGRVLELTSLGKVNQYAVVLDATYQYFRDGAVSASYTWNDTKDNTSFNGNVANTATLVQPVMDDPRNLSAITYSDNQFRHKAVVYGTAPTFYGFQFGFRFTGVAGTRYTLRSGGNTNGDFVTSDNDLAFIFDPNNANTPDAIKKGIQGILDNPEAAQSMKDLLTTYSGRIAERNAGINDFFGTIDLRLSKNIRFYKTHGLELSMEVFNFMNMLNKEWGVNHALGNQALYKVDGFNKATQQYNYSVNSVGAKGFSGNPFQAQFGVRYAF; encoded by the coding sequence ATGAATAATAAATACTCAACAAAACTTTTTCTGCTCATTCCACTACTGATCTTTAGTTTGTTTTCTCAAGTCTTTGCACAGGGAACACAAGCTTCTATCACCGGATCCGTACGTGATGAATCGGGCAATCCAGTTACCAACACGACTATTCGCGTGCGGAATGAATCGACTGGATTTACAACTACATCAGTCACGAATGAACGTGGAAACTTTGATATCAAGCAGCTACCCCTAGGTGGTCCATATAGCGTACAAGCGAATCATATGGAAAAAGGAAACGGTTCTGCCTCCGGCATTATGTTGAACCAAGGTGACGTTTCACGCGTCAATATCAAGCTGATATCTTCAAGCACATCGCTCGATGTCGTTGAAGTGACAGCCTCATCCTTAAAGAACTCCAAAGACTATTTTGGTGCGGCTACGGCATTTTCTTCCAAAGATATTAAGTCATTGCCTGTTAATGGTCGTAATTTCACCACCTTAACAGATCTTTCTCCTTTAGCAGCGGGAGGCTCATTATCTGGACAATTAGGTTCTTCGACGAACTTTACCATCGATGGTATGAATGCTAAAAACCCGACCTCAGCAGGAGCTACTACAGCACGAAGTGGCGCTCCATATTCCATTTCTATGGAGGCGGTTCGGGAATTTAAAGTGGTGACCAATCAATATGATGTTACCTTTGGGCGCAGTGGTGGTGGAACCATTTCTGCGGTTACCAAATCTGGAACAAACACCCTATCGGGTTCCGCATTTCTATTCGGTCGCGCAGATTGGTTGACGAGCAACTATGATATTCGCGGAAACAAACGTATGGGTAGCTATTCCACCTATCAATACGGTTTCTCGCTAGGCGGTCCGATTATTAAGGATAAATTACACTTCTTCGTCGTATGGGATAGACAACAAGACAATCGCTCTTTACTTATTGCCGATTTAGGTTCTCCTGCTGATGAAATTTTATACAAGATCAACAAGACAACCTTAGATAATTTCGTCAATATCGCGCAGAATAAGTACGGTGTTGCTAAGCAGGCACAGTATGGCTCGATTAATAAAAACAGAACATCAGACGCTGCATTTCTACGTTTAGACTACCAGATCAACGAGAAAAACCTCTTGACGATCCGCAATAACATGACCTATGACTATAATCCATTGGGTCTTGGCGATAACACAAGTATCAATCTTTTGGAGTCTTACGGTAATGACAAGAACTTTGACAATAGCTTCTTGGCAACGCTTCGTACGGCGATCTCTCCACGTGTAACGAACGAGGTTAAACTACAACATTTATATGTTTATCAAAACTCGACACAGGGCGATCAAATCGGCAAGAATTATATTCCTCGTGCAATCGTAGAAAACGTAGCTTCCACGATTGATGGAAAGGAACTGGCGACAAATCTTCAAATCGGAGGTCATCGTTTTGCTCAAGAGAGTTTCAAGAACAATGTATTACAACTAACAAATAATCTATATTGGGATACAGACTTCGCCAAATATACATTTGGTTTAGATGTGATGGCAACTAACTCTAAATCAATTTACGGATCGGAAGTGAATGGCCGTTTCCACTTTACGAGTGATAAGAATGCCGTTCCTCCAATCAGTGCTTTGCAAAACTTTGAAAACTTAAAGCCATATCGTTACTATCGTGAAGTTCCATTGAAAGATGATATTGCTGTACGTGGTACGATTATGAACTTCGGACTTTACGGACAGTTAAGAAAGAACATTGCTGCAGGTTTAGAGATGACTGCAGGTTTAAGAATGGACTATGCCGCATATCCAAAGGCAACTTTCAATCAACTGGTTTATGATGAACTAAAATTGAGAACAGACAATCAATTGAGCTCATTCATTCTTCAACCAAGACTTCAATTCTCTTGGGATATCAACGAGAATCAAACGGATTACTTGCGTGTGGGAGGTGGTATCTTTGCCTCTGACATCAATAATTACATGATCATCAACAATTTGACATTTGATGGTTCTAACTTGGCAACTGTTGATGTTCGCGGAGATTTGGTTCCAACACCGGATTTTAATGCTTATCGTAACGATCCTAAAAGCATCCCAACATTGAAAAGTCAACAATTACCGACAATTAACTTCACTGGCAAAGACGCTAAAGTTCCGACGGTATACAAAGCAAACTTATCTTATACCAAACTCGTTACTGATCGTTTTAAAGTAGGTATTACGGGCTTCATGACTTTGGGAAGAAATAACTATACCTATATCGAACGTAACTTAGTTAATGATCCATTCTTCCGATTAGCGAATGAAGGCAATCGTGGCGTATACGTTCCTGCAGATAAAATCCCAACAAATGGTCAACCAGATTGGAAAGACGGTCGTGTATCAAACAAATTGGGTCGTGTATTAGAATTAACAAGCTTAGGCAAGGTAAATCAATATGCGGTCGTATTAGATGCAACTTACCAATACTTCAGAGATGGTGCAGTTAGCGCGAGTTACACGTGGAATGACACAAAAGATAATACGTCTTTCAACGGAAACGTAGCGAACACGGCTACTTTAGTACAGCCTGTAATGGATGATCCGCGTAACTTAAGTGCTATAACCTATTCAGACAATCAATTCCGTCATAAAGCAGTAGTTTATGGTACAGCGCCAACATTTTATGGCTTCCAATTCGGTTTCCGTTTCACTGGTGTTGCAGGAACACGTTACACGCTCCGTTCTGGTGGAAATACCAATGGTGACTTTGTAACTTCAGATAATGACTTAGCATTTATCTTCGATCCAAATAATGCAAACACTCCAGATGCAATCAAGAAAGGAATACAAGGGATTTTAGACAATCCAGAAGCTGCACAAAGCATGAAAGACCTGTTGACAACATACTCAGGTCGCATTGCTGAACGTAATGCTGGTATCAATGATTTCTTTGGAACAATTGATTTACGTCTATCTAAGAATATACGTTTCTACAAAACACATGGTCTAGAGTTATCAATGGAAGTTTTCAACTTTATGAACATGCTAAATAAAGAGTGGGGAGTTAACCATGCTCTAGGAAACCAAGCGCTTTACAAAGTCGACGGGTTTAACAAGGCGACACAACAATATAATTATTCCGTAAATAGCGTTGGTGCTAAAGGATTCTCAGGAAATCCTTTCCAAGCGCAATTCGGAGTTCGATATGCATTCTAA
- a CDS encoding MFS transporter, translating into MTSISPSSQLITPSAKSRIRLAVALFYFGQGLGFASWASRIPTIKTALGLSEAELGTILLMLPIGQLITMPLSAALVNRFGSKVILPFAAIIYALILIPIGLSPNAWYLGASLFFYGVAGNLCNISVNTQGVLAEDMYGKSIMSSFHGAWSLAGFTGALIGLLTINFGFNTFTHFIVIVALLIGNILWNKSFLIPEENKSETGAKKTKYKPDGLIIQLGIIGFFSMATEGAMFDWSGVYFHDVVHAPEKLVTLGYASFMIMMATGRFIGDYIISKFGRQRTLQVSGILMFVGMLSSVVFPNLWVCTLAFMLVGLGVACNVPTVYSVTGKHKTIPAGVALAMVSSISFLGFLMGPPLIGYVAELFSLRYSFALFSIFGFLMFIMTSRLKVFKDQ; encoded by the coding sequence ATGACAAGCATATCTCCCAGCAGTCAACTGATAACCCCTTCCGCAAAGAGTAGAATCCGTTTGGCTGTTGCTTTATTTTACTTTGGTCAAGGTTTGGGTTTTGCCTCATGGGCAAGCCGCATTCCAACGATTAAGACCGCCCTAGGACTATCAGAAGCCGAATTAGGAACAATTCTTCTCATGCTTCCGATAGGACAGTTGATAACAATGCCACTATCTGCAGCCTTAGTCAACCGATTTGGGAGTAAAGTAATTTTACCATTCGCAGCAATTATCTATGCGTTGATTTTAATTCCAATCGGGCTATCACCAAATGCTTGGTATTTGGGTGCATCATTATTCTTCTACGGTGTTGCAGGTAACTTATGTAATATATCTGTGAATACACAAGGAGTTCTTGCCGAAGATATGTATGGCAAATCCATTATGTCTTCATTCCATGGAGCTTGGAGTCTTGCTGGTTTCACCGGCGCCTTAATTGGATTGCTGACAATCAACTTTGGATTTAATACTTTCACGCATTTTATTGTGATTGTAGCTCTATTAATCGGTAATATACTTTGGAATAAATCATTCTTAATTCCGGAGGAAAACAAATCGGAAACGGGCGCTAAAAAAACGAAGTATAAACCTGATGGACTTATCATTCAATTAGGTATCATCGGTTTCTTCTCTATGGCAACCGAGGGAGCGATGTTTGATTGGAGCGGTGTATACTTCCACGATGTGGTACATGCACCAGAGAAATTAGTCACTTTAGGCTATGCCTCTTTTATGATTATGATGGCAACCGGAAGGTTTATTGGCGATTATATCATCAGCAAATTCGGCAGACAGCGAACACTACAAGTTTCTGGTATATTGATGTTTGTCGGTATGTTGTCCTCAGTCGTATTTCCAAATCTTTGGGTCTGTACTTTAGCTTTCATGTTGGTGGGCCTTGGTGTTGCGTGTAACGTCCCTACAGTATATTCAGTAACTGGAAAGCATAAGACAATCCCTGCGGGCGTAGCATTAGCTATGGTATCTAGTATATCATTCCTAGGCTTCTTGATGGGTCCCCCATTAATTGGTTATGTCGCCGAACTATTTAGCTTACGCTATTCTTTCGCTCTATTTTCTATTTTTGGCTTCTTAATGTTTATTATGACAAGTCGCCTAAAAGTTTTTAAAGATCAATAA
- a CDS encoding phage integrase SAM-like domain-containing protein: MYIRVTICGISKEISLGVKINPKDWDIKSKRVKKTEPSYKTINSKIIQPQVDLDRHFNALQTHVARVTPDMVKNAYLGKTEAKAKQEQSEKGKDTILYAFDEFIERFEKMADKGLRSYETLKHWLTTKKKEESFLVRKYRAKDLALNKIAPTFGDHFYDYLTLEVKVPLAKPSAKKHIKNTKQIIKSGVKKNLIAASLNKDKRGGLASSRGFMTNDSLKSCSLSRLDQHIDQQNNILSIDLQLYFLKLTMTLFRNR; encoded by the coding sequence TTGTACATCCGAGTGACCATCTGTGGTATTTCTAAGGAGATATCTCTAGGAGTAAAAATTAACCCAAAAGACTGGGATATTAAATCCAAGCGGGTAAAAAAAACAGAGCCTTCTTACAAGACTATAAACTCCAAAATTATTCAACCTCAGGTTGATTTAGATCGGCATTTCAATGCTTTACAAACTCACGTAGCTCGGGTAACACCCGATATGGTAAAGAATGCCTACCTGGGAAAGACGGAAGCAAAGGCTAAGCAAGAGCAATCTGAAAAAGGAAAAGATACCATTTTGTATGCATTTGACGAGTTTATCGAGCGCTTCGAAAAAATGGCAGATAAAGGACTCCGCTCTTATGAAACACTCAAACATTGGCTCACAACAAAAAAGAAGGAGGAATCATTTTTAGTGCGTAAATACAGAGCCAAAGATTTAGCACTAAATAAAATCGCCCCGACCTTCGGTGATCATTTTTATGATTACCTTACCCTTGAGGTTAAAGTTCCATTGGCGAAACCATCGGCTAAGAAGCATATTAAAAACACCAAACAGATAATTAAGTCGGGAGTCAAAAAGAACTTAATAGCAGCAAGTTTGAATAAGGATAAGAGAGGGGGACTAGCATCCTCAAGGGGCTTTATGACCAATGACAGTTTAAAGTCTTGTTCCCTCTCTCGGCTGGATCAACATATAGACCAACAAAATAATATTCTGTCGATTGATCTCCAACTATACTTTCTCAAACTTACGATGACACTTTTCAGGAATCGTTGA